The Candidatus Hinthialibacter antarcticus genome contains a region encoding:
- a CDS encoding Gfo/Idh/MocA family oxidoreductase, whose protein sequence is MKTQTIKRRSFLQSGLAAPLIVQASTLGLSRHVSANDKIQVGCIGVGPRGTDGLRDLLRNDNCTVTALCDVKSNVLKEKTDLVNQFYDNQECKPYHDFRELVKRKDIDAVLVATCDHWHVLTSLAAVRSGKDVYMEKPMGLSLEEDQVMRAEVQKHKRIFQFGTQQRSDAQFRRACEIVQNGLIGELKTIRVWSPGSASGGPTQTAPVPQWLDYDRWLGPAPKVPYTENRCSNEWWWYISDYALGFIAGWGIHPIDIALWGGEGKFTGPWTIEGTGEFPSEGVCDTAMHWDIDIQLGSGVKLEFKGPRIPQDWIERYGENEGHGTAFEGSEGWVYVRRGKMVCSREITDADIKTPLYQSANHVGNYLDCVRSRKPTISPVEVAVQGDALCHVSDIAIRLQRKLTFDPSTETFINDADANKRLKRPMRAPWSLQA, encoded by the coding sequence ATGAAAACGCAAACCATCAAACGCCGTTCGTTTCTTCAATCGGGCCTGGCGGCGCCGCTGATCGTACAAGCATCAACCCTAGGCTTATCGCGGCATGTATCCGCCAATGACAAAATCCAAGTCGGCTGTATCGGCGTGGGCCCGCGCGGCACGGACGGACTGCGCGATTTACTGCGCAATGACAACTGCACTGTGACTGCGTTGTGCGACGTGAAGAGCAACGTGTTAAAAGAAAAGACCGACCTCGTCAACCAATTTTATGACAACCAGGAATGCAAGCCCTACCATGATTTTCGCGAACTGGTTAAGCGAAAGGACATCGACGCGGTGTTGGTCGCGACCTGCGACCATTGGCACGTTTTGACCTCTCTCGCCGCCGTGCGGTCGGGCAAAGATGTGTATATGGAAAAACCGATGGGGCTTTCGCTGGAAGAAGATCAGGTCATGCGCGCCGAAGTGCAAAAACACAAACGCATCTTTCAATTTGGAACGCAACAGCGCTCGGATGCACAGTTTCGACGCGCCTGTGAGATCGTACAAAACGGATTAATCGGCGAGTTAAAAACCATTCGCGTGTGGTCGCCGGGCAGCGCATCGGGCGGCCCGACCCAGACGGCGCCCGTTCCGCAGTGGCTCGATTATGACCGCTGGCTCGGCCCCGCCCCCAAGGTCCCGTATACGGAAAACCGCTGTTCGAATGAATGGTGGTGGTATATATCAGACTATGCGCTTGGCTTTATCGCGGGTTGGGGCATTCACCCGATTGACATCGCGCTGTGGGGCGGCGAAGGCAAATTCACCGGGCCGTGGACAATTGAAGGGACCGGTGAGTTTCCTAGCGAGGGCGTGTGCGACACCGCCATGCACTGGGACATTGACATTCAACTCGGCAGCGGCGTGAAACTCGAGTTCAAAGGCCCACGCATCCCTCAGGACTGGATCGAACGCTATGGCGAGAACGAAGGCCACGGCACCGCGTTTGAAGGCAGCGAAGGCTGGGTGTACGTGCGGCGCGGCAAGATGGTTTGTTCGAGAGAAATCACCGACGCCGACATCAAGACGCCGCTCTATCAAAGCGCCAACCACGTTGGCAACTATCTCGATTGCGTACGGTCGAGAAAACCAACCATCAGCCCGGTCGAGGTTGCGGTGCAAGGCGACGCGCTCTGTCATGTGAGCGACATTGCCATTCGGTTGCAACGAAAACTGACGTTTGATCCATCAACAGAAACATTCATCAACGACGCCGATGCAAACAAACGGCTAAAGCGCCCCATGCGGGCGCCTTGGTCATTGCAGGCCTAA
- a CDS encoding DUF1080 domain-containing protein, translating into MKLRFRFTFAMIISLVLCVGAFAADDEGWIPLFNGKNLDGWTPKIKGYDLGDNFGNTFYVEDGVIKVTYEKYDKFDKRYGHLFFKEPFSSYKFRLEYRFVGEQCNGGEGWALRNSGIMLHCQDPATMTKDQDFPDSIEVQLLGGNGKDDRSTANLCTPGTQVVMDGKLIKQHCTNSASETYHGEQWVTCEVEVHGSGKIIHKVNGEKVMEYEKSQKDDGTLIEGGYISVQSESHPCEFRNIEILPLDK; encoded by the coding sequence ATGAAATTACGCTTTCGTTTTACTTTCGCGATGATTATATCTCTCGTTTTATGCGTGGGCGCCTTTGCCGCTGACGACGAGGGGTGGATTCCACTCTTTAACGGCAAAAACCTCGACGGTTGGACGCCGAAAATAAAAGGCTACGACTTGGGCGACAATTTTGGGAATACCTTTTACGTCGAAGACGGCGTCATCAAAGTAACGTATGAGAAGTACGACAAATTTGACAAGCGCTATGGACACCTGTTTTTTAAGGAACCGTTTTCTAGTTATAAGTTCCGCCTTGAATACCGCTTTGTCGGCGAACAGTGCAACGGCGGCGAAGGCTGGGCGCTGCGCAACAGCGGCATCATGCTGCATTGTCAGGACCCTGCGACAATGACCAAAGATCAGGATTTCCCTGATAGCATCGAAGTGCAACTGCTGGGCGGCAATGGTAAAGACGACCGCTCTACCGCCAATCTTTGTACGCCGGGAACGCAAGTGGTGATGGACGGCAAACTCATCAAACAACATTGCACCAACTCCGCATCCGAAACCTACCACGGCGAACAATGGGTGACTTGCGAGGTTGAGGTGCATGGCTCGGGCAAAATCATCCACAAAGTCAACGGCGAAAAAGTGATGGAATATGAGAAATCGCAAAAAGACGACGGGACGCTAATCGAAGGCGGCTATATTTCCGTGCAATCCGAAAGCCATCCCTGCGAATTTCGGAATATCGAAATCCTGCCGCTCGACAAATAA
- a CDS encoding DUF5060 domain-containing protein, translating into MNVRTNLVILMVLSICLNVCVASFGGEVSGELKTWHKATISFEGPETSENANPNPFTDYRLNVTFSKGDSQYVVPGYFAADGNAANTSATSGNIWRVHFAPDSIGPWTYSVSFRKGNNVAVSEKPDAGESAGFMDGETGVVTITASDKTGRDFRSKGRLSYVGKHHLQFEGTKDYFLKCGADAPENLLSYADFDGDFKTDGKKDQFIKTWEPHIRDWKNGDPSWQDGKGKGLIGAINYLASEGMNVFSFLTLNIIGDDQNVFPYTDYDERLRIDVSRMDQWEIVFEHGTQNGMYLHFKTQEAENQELLDGGALGVERKLYYRELIARFSHHLALNWNLGEENGKWGNHEGQNTEERRAMAQYFHDHDPYQHNIVIHNGQPFDDLLGDQSALTGASVQTNKPDFSQVHGAVLNWIRKSAKAGKPWVVACDEPGDASHSLLTDGEDPEHNDARKNALWGTMLAGGAGIEWYFGYKHPHSDLTCEDWRSRDLFWDQCRYALEFFDSQQVPFWTMTSADELTAAEDDYCFYQDGEIYVVYLKNGGETTLDLKDHQGAFSVKWFNPRKGGKLQTGSVSQINGPGQQSIGTPPNESTQDWTVLIKKK; encoded by the coding sequence ATGAATGTACGAACGAATTTAGTCATATTGATGGTTCTATCTATTTGTCTGAATGTTTGCGTCGCTTCTTTTGGCGGCGAAGTGAGCGGTGAATTAAAAACCTGGCATAAGGCGACCATTTCATTTGAAGGCCCCGAGACCAGTGAAAATGCAAATCCGAACCCGTTTACCGACTACCGTCTCAATGTGACTTTCTCTAAAGGCGATTCCCAATATGTTGTCCCCGGTTATTTCGCTGCTGATGGAAACGCCGCGAACACGAGCGCAACATCGGGGAATATCTGGCGGGTTCATTTCGCGCCCGATTCAATAGGGCCGTGGACGTACAGCGTTTCGTTTCGTAAGGGAAATAATGTTGCCGTGTCTGAAAAACCTGACGCTGGTGAAAGCGCAGGCTTTATGGATGGAGAAACTGGCGTTGTCACAATCACCGCCAGCGATAAAACCGGGCGCGACTTTCGTTCCAAGGGCCGCTTGAGTTATGTCGGCAAACATCATCTTCAGTTTGAAGGGACGAAAGACTATTTCTTAAAATGCGGCGCGGATGCGCCGGAAAACCTGCTTTCTTACGCTGACTTTGACGGCGATTTTAAGACTGACGGTAAGAAAGATCAATTTATCAAAACCTGGGAGCCTCACATTCGCGATTGGAAAAACGGCGACCCCAGTTGGCAAGACGGCAAGGGAAAAGGATTGATTGGCGCGATTAACTATCTTGCCTCTGAGGGGATGAATGTTTTTTCATTTCTAACGCTTAACATCATTGGCGATGATCAAAATGTATTTCCTTATACGGATTATGACGAACGGCTGCGTATTGATGTTTCAAGAATGGATCAGTGGGAAATCGTTTTTGAGCATGGAACGCAGAATGGCATGTATCTTCACTTTAAAACGCAAGAAGCGGAAAACCAGGAACTGCTCGACGGCGGCGCCTTAGGCGTCGAACGGAAACTGTATTACCGCGAATTGATCGCCCGGTTCAGCCATCACCTCGCTTTGAACTGGAACCTGGGTGAAGAAAATGGGAAATGGGGCAACCACGAAGGCCAAAACACAGAAGAACGACGCGCAATGGCGCAATATTTTCACGACCACGACCCGTATCAACACAATATAGTGATTCATAACGGTCAGCCATTTGATGATTTGCTTGGTGATCAGTCGGCGCTTACGGGCGCTTCGGTTCAAACCAACAAACCAGACTTTAGCCAGGTTCACGGCGCGGTGCTCAATTGGATTCGGAAATCCGCCAAGGCCGGTAAGCCCTGGGTGGTCGCATGCGATGAACCGGGCGACGCCTCACATTCATTACTTACGGATGGTGAAGACCCCGAGCACAACGATGCCCGCAAAAACGCTTTGTGGGGAACCATGCTCGCGGGCGGCGCCGGGATCGAATGGTATTTCGGTTATAAACACCCCCATTCTGACTTGACCTGCGAGGATTGGCGTTCACGCGACTTGTTCTGGGACCAGTGCCGATATGCGCTGGAATTTTTTGATTCTCAACAGGTTCCATTCTGGACGATGACAAGCGCAGATGAATTAACTGCTGCTGAGGATGATTACTGTTTTTACCAGGATGGAGAAATCTATGTGGTCTATTTGAAAAACGGCGGCGAAACAACCTTAGACCTGAAAGACCATCAAGGCGCCTTTAGCGTCAAATGGTTTAATCCACGCAAGGGCGGAAAATTACAAACGGGATCCGTCAGCCAAATCAATGGCCCGGGCCAGCAGTCGATTGGAACGCCGCCGAATGAATCAACTCAAGATTGGACGGTATTGATTAAAAAAAAATAA
- a CDS encoding SIS domain-containing protein: protein MNIIERMKDIIQKEAQAVASIQVNHEFERAVLTMNECKGKILTTGIGKAGYIARKFAATLCSTCTPAAFIHPGEAAHGDLGLVDHQDCIIAFSTSGKSNEVIEMLELSRHLNLNHIIGITSHPDSELRKVSEIILDMGVVEEACPLGLTPTTSLAVMLAISDALAIALMELKGVGKKDFGLRHHGGYLGRRARTDNIT, encoded by the coding sequence ATGAACATTATTGAACGAATGAAAGACATCATTCAAAAAGAAGCGCAGGCGGTCGCGTCGATTCAAGTCAATCACGAATTTGAACGCGCCGTGCTGACGATGAATGAATGTAAGGGTAAAATCCTCACCACCGGAATCGGCAAAGCCGGATATATCGCGCGCAAGTTCGCCGCAACGCTATGCTCCACCTGCACGCCCGCCGCGTTCATCCACCCCGGCGAAGCGGCCCACGGCGACCTTGGCTTAGTCGATCATCAAGACTGCATCATCGCTTTTTCAACGAGCGGCAAATCCAACGAAGTGATTGAGATGCTCGAATTGTCGCGCCATCTCAATTTAAACCACATCATCGGAATCACTTCGCATCCTGATTCGGAGCTACGCAAGGTCAGCGAGATCATTCTCGACATGGGCGTTGTTGAAGAAGCCTGTCCTCTGGGGCTAACGCCAACCACCAGCCTCGCGGTCATGTTGGCGATATCCGACGCGCTGGCGATTGCCCTGATGGAACTGAAAGGCGTCGGCAAGAAAGATTTCGGCCTACGCCATCACGGCGGCTACTTGGGCCGCCGCGCGCGCACCGACAACATTACTTAA
- a CDS encoding sugar phosphate isomerase/epimerase family protein — translation MRKCLDWPVSVCSWSFQQDVQDVAAALKKLDVGYINLALLPALQDNGAEYLEFVKQQDWTISATMINFPCEDYSSLESIQATGGIASDEHWEENQKLAQGAIDLTAELNTEYLLMHFGFLDHTQKEYAQKFYDRTKILADYASEKGVKFIMETGQESAEDLKHFLEEINHPALYVNFDPANMILYNKGVPAEAIKVLAPWIRHVHIKDATLTKTPGTWGEEVPWGDGEVGAHNFLTILNALGYKGAVAIEREAGDDRFGDIKLAAERISAFQV, via the coding sequence ATGCGAAAATGTTTAGACTGGCCGGTTTCAGTATGCAGTTGGTCGTTTCAACAAGACGTCCAGGACGTTGCGGCAGCATTAAAAAAATTAGACGTCGGCTATATCAACCTCGCCCTTTTGCCCGCGCTTCAAGACAACGGCGCCGAGTATCTTGAGTTCGTCAAGCAACAGGATTGGACCATCAGCGCGACCATGATTAATTTTCCGTGCGAAGATTACTCGAGCCTGGAGAGCATTCAGGCCACCGGCGGCATCGCCTCCGATGAGCATTGGGAAGAAAACCAGAAACTCGCCCAAGGCGCCATTGACCTCACCGCCGAGTTAAATACCGAATACCTGCTGATGCACTTCGGCTTCCTCGACCACACCCAGAAAGAATACGCGCAAAAATTCTATGACCGCACCAAAATTTTGGCGGATTACGCGTCCGAAAAAGGCGTAAAGTTCATCATGGAAACCGGTCAGGAAAGCGCAGAAGACCTCAAGCATTTTCTAGAAGAAATAAACCACCCCGCGCTATACGTCAATTTCGATCCGGCAAATATGATTCTTTATAATAAAGGCGTCCCCGCCGAAGCGATCAAAGTGCTGGCGCCGTGGATCCGCCACGTCCATATCAAAGACGCCACTCTCACCAAGACGCCTGGAACCTGGGGCGAAGAAGTGCCCTGGGGCGACGGCGAAGTCGGCGCGCATAACTTCTTGACAATATTGAATGCGCTCGGCTACAAAGGCGCCGTCGCCATCGAACGCGAAGCAGGCGACGACCGCTTTGGCGACATCAAACTCGCGGCGGAACGCATCAGCGCATTTCAAGTGTAA
- a CDS encoding Gfo/Idh/MocA family oxidoreductase, with product MMRIGILGFGFMGKMHFNHYQEHPGATIVAVCDAAIDSIKNADSEAGNLEGADKPIDLSEVELYSDFGDMLASAKLDAVSITLPTFIHEKFTCQALEAGVHVLCEKPMGLTVAECDRMLSSAKSSEKILQIGHCIRFWPEYAKTKAIIDSGEYGKLIALSMRRLAATPTWSHDNWLMSEQRSGGVALDLHIHDTDFVQYLLGAPKAVSCYGSHASSGILAHLSTSYVYDDDVLVTAEGGWMMKPGFGFEMSFNAVLENATIVFDINRDPAFKICPAEGDPITPEYDQTDAYRAQIDYFIHSINGEKQDEVVTVESSRRAVQIIEAELKSIETGAPVALA from the coding sequence ATGATGCGTATTGGAATTCTTGGCTTCGGCTTCATGGGAAAAATGCACTTCAACCATTATCAGGAACACCCGGGCGCAACCATAGTTGCGGTTTGCGATGCGGCGATTGATTCAATCAAAAACGCAGACAGCGAAGCAGGTAACCTCGAGGGCGCAGACAAACCTATCGACCTCAGCGAGGTTGAATTATATTCCGATTTTGGCGACATGCTGGCGTCCGCCAAACTCGACGCGGTCTCGATTACGCTGCCGACCTTTATTCATGAAAAATTCACTTGCCAGGCGTTAGAGGCGGGCGTTCATGTGTTATGCGAAAAGCCGATGGGGCTGACCGTTGCCGAATGCGACCGCATGTTGAGTTCAGCAAAGTCTTCAGAAAAAATATTACAAATCGGCCACTGCATCCGCTTCTGGCCGGAATACGCCAAAACCAAAGCGATTATTGATAGCGGCGAATACGGCAAATTGATTGCGCTGTCGATGCGCCGACTGGCTGCGACTCCAACCTGGAGCCATGACAACTGGTTGATGAGCGAACAACGCAGCGGCGGCGTCGCGCTGGACCTGCATATCCATGACACAGACTTCGTTCAATATCTTTTGGGTGCGCCGAAAGCGGTTTCCTGTTACGGCTCACACGCTTCGTCCGGCATCCTGGCGCACCTCTCCACCAGTTATGTGTATGACGACGATGTTTTAGTCACGGCGGAAGGCGGCTGGATGATGAAGCCCGGCTTTGGTTTTGAAATGAGTTTCAACGCCGTACTCGAAAACGCCACCATCGTCTTCGACATCAACCGCGACCCTGCGTTCAAAATCTGCCCGGCGGAAGGCGACCCCATCACGCCGGAATACGACCAGACCGACGCCTACCGCGCACAGATTGATTATTTCATCCATTCGATCAATGGCGAAAAGCAAGATGAAGTGGTGACCGTCGAAAGTTCGCGCCGCGCCGTGCAAATCATCGAAGCGGAACTAAAATCAATCGAGACGGGCGCTCCAGTTGCGTTGGCTTAA
- a CDS encoding alpha/beta hydrolase-fold protein: MNLKCRIAIVFVVTVMLNNVCAQEPQVELRYPYGPDSMRQEGVPQGKVIEYTWNDSNVFPGTIRRYYVYVPAQYDGSKPAALMVFQDGHAYLNDSGDFHAQIVFDNLIHKGDMPVTIGVFIDPGHKKTELPEHPGWRPQPENRSFEYDTLSDDYATFLLKEILPEVRKQYKIIDDPEGRAIGGISSGGICAFTVAWERPDQFRKVLSHVGSFTNIRGGHNYPALIRKHKEKLPIRVFLQDGSNDLDNAHGNWPLGNKQMAAALAFRDYDYKFVYGEGAHNGNHGGAILPDSLRWLWRDYKLPE; encoded by the coding sequence ATGAATTTAAAGTGTCGAATTGCAATCGTTTTTGTCGTTACAGTAATGTTGAATAACGTCTGTGCGCAGGAGCCGCAGGTTGAACTGCGGTATCCATACGGCCCGGATTCCATGCGGCAGGAGGGCGTTCCTCAGGGTAAAGTGATTGAGTATACATGGAATGACAGCAACGTGTTCCCTGGAACCATTCGGCGCTACTACGTCTATGTCCCCGCGCAGTACGATGGCAGCAAACCCGCTGCGTTGATGGTGTTTCAAGACGGTCATGCCTATTTGAACGACAGCGGTGATTTTCATGCGCAGATTGTTTTTGATAATTTAATTCACAAAGGCGATATGCCGGTGACCATTGGCGTGTTTATTGATCCCGGGCATAAAAAAACAGAACTGCCCGAACATCCCGGTTGGAGGCCGCAACCCGAAAACCGAAGTTTTGAATATGACACGTTGAGCGATGATTATGCGACATTTTTGCTGAAGGAAATTTTGCCCGAAGTACGAAAGCAATACAAAATTATCGACGACCCCGAAGGCCGCGCCATCGGCGGAATCAGCAGCGGCGGTATCTGCGCGTTTACTGTTGCGTGGGAACGCCCCGACCAGTTTCGTAAGGTGTTGAGCCACGTCGGCAGTTTCACCAACATTCGCGGCGGGCACAACTACCCAGCGCTGATTCGCAAGCATAAAGAAAAATTGCCGATTCGGGTGTTCCTTCAAGACGGCAGCAACGACCTCGACAACGCGCATGGCAACTGGCCGCTGGGCAATAAGCAGATGGCGGCGGCATTGGCGTTTCGCGATTACGATTATAAATTCGTTTATGGCGAGGGCGCTCATAACGGCAATCACGGCGGCGCGATTCTGCCCGATTCATTGCGTTGGTTGTGGCGCGATTACAAATTGCCAGAATAG